A portion of the Actomonas aquatica genome contains these proteins:
- the atpF gene encoding F0F1 ATP synthase subunit B yields MLNNLILAAAEAGATQGVLEKFGLGDFGIEGRYIVLQLIGFLIFFAVVYFKIIKPVIGTMEERQEKIDAGIKHAEEMKTKLDAAQVESAEIIKTAQGEASKIIDEARQSAKAFMEKQTQEATTKAQEIITKAQHATELEHRKMIAEARGEIARLVVATTRQVLAKELSDDERKRYNDAAAKELTVA; encoded by the coding sequence ATGCTGAACAACCTCATCCTCGCCGCCGCCGAAGCCGGTGCCACCCAAGGCGTGTTGGAGAAATTCGGACTCGGTGACTTCGGTATCGAAGGACGCTACATCGTCCTGCAGCTGATCGGCTTCCTGATCTTCTTTGCAGTCGTATACTTCAAAATCATCAAGCCCGTCATCGGCACGATGGAAGAGCGTCAGGAAAAAATCGACGCCGGCATCAAGCATGCCGAGGAGATGAAGACCAAACTCGACGCCGCCCAGGTGGAGAGCGCCGAGATCATCAAGACCGCCCAGGGCGAAGCCTCCAAGATCATCGATGAGGCCCGCCAATCCGCCAAGGCCTTCATGGAGAAGCAAACCCAGGAAGCCACCACCAAGGCGCAGGAGATCATCACCAAGGCGCAGCACGCCACCGAGCTCGAGCACCGCAAGATGATCGCCGAAGCTCGCGGCGAGATCGCCCGCCTCGTCGTCGCCACCACCCGCCAGGTGCTGGCCAAGGAACTCTCCGACGACGAGCGCAAGCGTTACAACGACGCCGCCGCCAAGGAGCTCACCGTCGCCTAA
- a CDS encoding F0F1 ATP synthase subunit delta, translating to MATSKQTTELAKQLTQLSLGSDGAVDPERVAGVLAYLEKHPPAQPLAVLKIYHRRIAQELAKTNAVVEHAGDVSESVLGAIGGALTQKYKRHVSATAKRNDDLIAGLRVRIGDDVYESTVAGQLDALAASV from the coding sequence GTGGCCACCTCCAAACAAACCACCGAACTCGCCAAGCAGCTCACCCAGCTGAGCCTTGGTTCCGACGGCGCGGTCGATCCCGAGCGTGTCGCCGGTGTGCTGGCTTATCTTGAAAAGCACCCGCCCGCCCAACCGCTGGCCGTGCTCAAGATCTACCACCGCCGCATCGCCCAGGAACTCGCCAAGACCAACGCCGTCGTGGAACACGCCGGCGACGTCTCCGAGTCCGTCCTCGGTGCCATCGGTGGCGCGCTCACCCAGAAATACAAGCGCCACGTCTCCGCGACCGCCAAGCGCAACGACGACCTCATCGCCGGCCTGCGCGTGCGCATCGGCGACGATGTTTACGAATCCACCGTCGCCGGCCAACTCGACGCCCTCGCCGCTTCGGTCTGA
- a CDS encoding ATP synthase F0 subunit C → MILAEISGNIASGLGLLGAAIGVGLIGYKAAEAVGRNPGASGKILVQAIIGMALAEGLGILALFLAK, encoded by the coding sequence ATGATCCTCGCTGAAATCTCTGGCAACATCGCCTCTGGTCTCGGTCTGCTCGGCGCCGCTATCGGCGTGGGCCTCATCGGCTACAAGGCGGCTGAAGCCGTCGGCCGCAACCCGGGCGCTTCCGGTAAGATCCTCGTTCAGGCCATTATCGGTATGGCTCTCGCCGAAGGTCTCGGCATCCTCGCCCTCTTCCTCGCGAAATAA
- the atpA gene encoding F0F1 ATP synthase subunit alpha, which yields MSTVLEQIESQIANLSNKAVKKNTGSIRTVADGVAKIDGLSDVMYNEMVTFPGGVTGIALNLEEDEVGCVVLGDVSQLKEGDEVLTTGKLLSVPVGKALLGRTVDALGNPVDGKGPIDAKETFPVERIAPGIIARKSVDQPLFTGIQAIDSMIPIGRGQRELIIGDRGTGKTTIAIDTIINQAKINKVGLESGDPKFRPVYSIYVAVGQKNSNIVRTLAALEAAGALEYTVIVAAPAADNPANQYLAPFSGAAIGEWFMENDMDALIVYDDLSKHAVAYRQISLILKRPSGREAYPGDVFYLHSRLLERAARLNGKGSLTALPIIETQAGDVSAYIPTNVISITDGQIFLETDLFNQGIRPAVSVGLSVSRVGSAAQIKATKQVGGKLKGELAQFRELAAFAQFGSDLDAKTKAQLDRGNRIVELFKQPAFNPIPIEQQVVTLWALQKDYYAKIDTAKVQASAESLREFFATRKDALLTKIRETAKLTDEIEAELKTACDEWASSQG from the coding sequence ATGAGCACCGTCCTCGAACAAATCGAATCCCAGATCGCCAACCTCTCCAACAAGGCGGTCAAAAAGAACACCGGCAGCATTCGCACCGTCGCCGACGGCGTGGCCAAGATCGATGGCCTCTCCGACGTGATGTATAACGAAATGGTGACCTTCCCCGGCGGCGTCACCGGCATCGCCCTCAACTTGGAAGAAGATGAGGTCGGCTGCGTGGTTCTCGGCGACGTCTCCCAACTCAAGGAAGGCGACGAGGTCCTCACCACCGGCAAGCTCCTTTCCGTTCCTGTCGGCAAGGCCCTGCTCGGCCGCACGGTCGACGCCCTCGGCAACCCGGTCGACGGCAAAGGCCCGATCGACGCCAAGGAAACCTTCCCCGTCGAACGCATCGCTCCCGGCATCATCGCCCGCAAGTCGGTCGACCAGCCCCTCTTCACCGGCATCCAGGCCATCGACTCCATGATTCCGATCGGTCGCGGCCAGCGTGAGCTCATCATCGGCGACCGCGGCACCGGTAAGACCACCATCGCGATCGATACGATCATCAACCAGGCCAAGATCAACAAGGTCGGCCTCGAGTCCGGCGACCCGAAGTTCCGACCGGTCTACTCCATCTACGTCGCGGTTGGTCAGAAGAACTCCAACATCGTGCGCACCCTCGCCGCCCTCGAAGCCGCCGGTGCCCTCGAATACACCGTGATCGTCGCCGCTCCGGCCGCCGACAATCCGGCCAACCAATACCTCGCCCCCTTCTCCGGCGCCGCCATCGGCGAGTGGTTCATGGAAAACGACATGGACGCGCTCATCGTCTATGACGACCTCTCCAAACACGCCGTGGCCTACCGCCAGATCTCCCTCATCCTCAAGCGCCCCTCCGGTCGCGAGGCTTACCCGGGTGACGTTTTCTATCTCCACAGCCGCCTCCTCGAGCGCGCCGCGCGCCTCAACGGCAAGGGCTCCCTCACCGCCCTCCCGATCATTGAGACCCAAGCCGGCGACGTGTCCGCCTACATTCCGACCAACGTGATTTCCATCACCGACGGTCAGATCTTCCTCGAGACCGACCTCTTCAACCAGGGTATCCGCCCGGCCGTTTCCGTCGGTCTGTCCGTGTCCCGTGTGGGTTCCGCCGCGCAGATCAAGGCCACCAAGCAGGTCGGTGGTAAACTCAAGGGTGAGCTCGCCCAGTTCCGCGAACTCGCCGCCTTCGCTCAGTTTGGCTCCGACCTCGACGCCAAAACCAAGGCCCAGCTCGACCGCGGTAACCGCATCGTCGAACTCTTCAAGCAGCCTGCCTTCAACCCGATTCCGATCGAGCAACAGGTCGTCACCCTCTGGGCCCTCCAGAAGGACTACTACGCCAAGATCGACACCGCCAAGGTGCAGGCTTCCGCCGAGTCCCTCCGTGAGTTCTTC
- a CDS encoding F0F1 ATP synthase subunit A, which yields MFRVSKLRNFALLLATAATAFAAGDGAGVSPRAEPLFFNGTFTNAIITAWAFTGVIILLLMWMVGKPSIRPSKGQAVMEALITGLRDLFEPIVGKKAFPAAFPLLATLFIFILVNNWMGLIPGVGTIGWHGHDAAGHEHFTPLIRPFTSDFNGTIALALLSFGAWAIIVFKYAGPKVLFIDLFGNKADKAETPGWLYPILTLVFLIVGCIEVFSIFIRPFTLSVRLFGNIFGGENLLHGTGFFFVFYFMEMLVGLIQATVFTLLSAVYIGLICNHGDDHDHEEGHAEAH from the coding sequence ATGTTCCGGGTATCCAAACTCCGCAATTTTGCCCTCCTTCTTGCAACCGCCGCCACGGCGTTTGCTGCTGGTGACGGTGCCGGTGTGTCGCCGCGTGCTGAGCCGCTTTTCTTCAACGGCACCTTCACCAACGCCATCATCACCGCCTGGGCTTTCACCGGTGTCATCATCCTCCTCTTGATGTGGATGGTCGGCAAACCGTCCATTCGCCCCTCCAAGGGTCAAGCCGTCATGGAGGCGCTCATCACCGGTCTGCGTGACCTCTTCGAGCCCATCGTCGGCAAGAAGGCCTTCCCGGCCGCCTTCCCGCTGCTCGCCACGCTCTTCATCTTTATTCTGGTGAACAACTGGATGGGCCTCATCCCCGGCGTCGGCACCATCGGCTGGCACGGCCATGACGCCGCCGGCCACGAGCACTTCACGCCGCTCATCCGTCCCTTCACCTCCGACTTCAACGGCACCATCGCGCTCGCGCTGCTCTCGTTCGGCGCCTGGGCAATCATTGTCTTTAAGTATGCGGGCCCCAAGGTCCTCTTCATCGACCTCTTCGGCAACAAGGCCGATAAAGCCGAGACCCCCGGCTGGCTCTACCCGATCCTGACCCTCGTGTTCCTCATCGTGGGCTGCATCGAAGTCTTCTCCATCTTCATCCGTCCCTTCACCCTCTCGGTGCGTCTCTTCGGCAACATCTTTGGTGGTGAGAACCTGCTCCACGGCACCGGCTTCTTCTTTGTGTTCTACTTCATGGAGATGTTGGTCGGCCTCATTCAGGCGACGGTCTTCACGCTCCTGAGCGCGGTTTACATCGGCCTCATCTGCAATCACGGCGACGATCACGACCACGAGGAGGGTCACGCCGAGGCCCACTAA